One Acanthochromis polyacanthus isolate Apoly-LR-REF ecotype Palm Island chromosome 6, KAUST_Apoly_ChrSc, whole genome shotgun sequence DNA segment encodes these proteins:
- the opn7d gene encoding opsin 7, group member d → MGNASDTSAVFASTISKEHDILMGSLYSIFCILSLLGNCILLLVAYHKRSTLKPAEFFIINLSISDLGMTLSLFPLAIPSAFSHRWLFGEITCQLYAMCGVLFGLCSLTNLTALSLVCCLKVCIPNHGNKFSSSHARLLVVGVWCYASVFAVGPLAQWGHYSAEPYGTACCIDWQAPNHELSALSYIVCLFVFCYALPCTIIFLSYTFILLTVRGSRQAVQQHVSLQTKTTNAHALIVKLSVAVCIGFLGAWTPYAALAMWAAFSDATQVPPAAFAVAAVFAKSSTIYNPMVYLLCKPNFRECLYRDTSMLRQMIYRGSPQSEPKDRFGSTLQRNKEVSISTRFSNGQQEGYGSCLQCTDNASLCHMTTPQRTACILTGSTYTEVTVSQLSAKPQADFL, encoded by the exons ATGGGAAATGCTTCAGACACATCTGCTGTGTTTGCCTCCACCATCTCCAAGGAGCACGACATCCTCATGGGTTCGCTCTACAGCATATTTT GTATCCTGTCCCTCCTAGGAAACTGCATTCTGCTACTTGTTGCATATCACAAGCGATCAACCTTGAAACCAGCAGAGTTCTTCATCATCAATCTCTCCATCAGTGACCTTGGGATGACACTCTCTCTGTTTCCACTGGCCATACCGTCAGCTTTTTCACACAG GTGGCTGTTTGGAGAAATTACCTGCCAGCTCTATGCCATGTGCGGAGTGCTGTTTGGTCTGTGCAGCCTGACAAACCTCACAGCCCTCTCCTTAGTGTGCTGCCTCAAAGTCTGCATCCCTAACCATG GTAACAAGTTCTCCTCATCGCATGCCCGCCTCCTGGTGGTTGGAGTGTGGTGTTACGCATCTGTTTTTGCTGTGGGGCCCTTGGCACAGTGGGGGCATTACAGTGCAGAACCTTACGGAACAGCCTGCTGCATCGACTGGCAGGCTCCCAACCACGAGCTTTCGGCTTTGTCTTACATCGTCTGTCTTTTCGTCTTCTGCTACGCGCTGCCCTGCACCATCATCTTCCTCTCCTACACTTTCATTCTGCTGACGGTGCGGGGGTCACGTCAGGCCGTCCAGCAGCATGTGTCACTGCAGACCAAGACCACCAACGCACACGCTCTCATTGTCAAG CTGTCAGTGGCAGTATGTATAGGCTTCCTGGGTGCCTGGACCCCATACGCTGCCTTGGCCATGTGGGCTGCTTTTAGTGACGCCACACAGGTTCCTCCTGCTGCATTCGCCGTGGCCGCCGTGTTCGCCAAGTCCTCCACCATCTACAACCCAATGGTCTACCTGCTGTGCAAGCCCAACTTTCGCGAGTGTTTATACAGAGACACGTCGATGTTGCGACAGATGATCTACAGGGGAAGTCCACAGTCGGAGCCTAAAGATCGCTTCGGATCCACCTTGCAGCGCAACAAGGAAGTGAGCATCTCCACACGCTTCTCAAATGGACAGCAGGAGGGCTACGGATCGTGTCTGCAATGCACTGACAATGCGTCGCTGTGTCATATGACCACGCCTCAAAGGACTGCCTGCATCCTGACTGGATCCACCTACACGGAGGTGACAGTTAGCCAGCTCTCAGCTAAGCCACAGGCTGATTTTCTCTAA